Proteins encoded in a region of the Stieleria neptunia genome:
- a CDS encoding ABC transporter ATP-binding protein — protein MPTLPSRHRFDDYRQTVRQRNTEKVRPTGHHGAARSAIKLGTRERGFWELIREFWKLIGPHRGQIVVALFFLSIAIGLRLVPPVGTKLAIDCVLTDPPKPLPSWLAEFDWPTDQMQRLLWIAAAVVVMTILATIVHLFSRWTATKAVNQAQITIRRKVFDHAIRLPLGRVYDLKSGGVASLIREDAGGVADLIFSMLYNPWRAIIQFVGSLIILVFVDWKLMVGGMLLLPIVWVTHRTWINRIRPLYRDIRKQRQKIDANATETFGGIRVVRTFSRSRRESAKFVREGGFLVRQQLFTWWWTRIIETIWEVIIPLASTGLLLYGGYQIIHGALTLGDLMMFLVYLTMLLDPLATIAGSAVGFQNNLAGLDRILDVMEVDSELPTNPNAVHVSKTSTAGSIAINDLTFRYPGTDTNVLQNISLEIAAGETVALVGRSGAGKTTLTNLIARFYDPAEGSIRLDGRDLREINLDAYRSLLGIVEQEVFLFDGTIADNIAYARRDCQDAEIIAAARAAAAHEFIEKLPNGYDSVIGERGVKLSGGQRQRLAIARAILADPKILILDEATSNLDSESEQMIQRSLEELLQNRTSLVIAHRLSTIRNADKIVVLEDGHIVEVGTHEQLVDGGGRYRDMVHLQMTEPARTPHRPV, from the coding sequence ATGCCTACACTGCCCAGCCGCCACCGATTTGACGACTATCGCCAGACCGTTCGCCAGCGAAATACCGAGAAAGTTCGCCCCACAGGCCATCATGGTGCCGCCCGCAGCGCCATCAAGTTGGGCACGCGTGAGCGCGGTTTCTGGGAACTGATCCGCGAATTTTGGAAACTGATCGGGCCGCACCGCGGACAAATCGTCGTCGCCCTGTTTTTCCTCAGCATCGCGATCGGGTTGCGGCTGGTCCCGCCGGTGGGAACCAAACTGGCGATCGATTGTGTGCTGACCGATCCGCCCAAACCGTTGCCGTCCTGGCTCGCCGAATTCGATTGGCCGACCGACCAGATGCAGCGGCTGCTGTGGATCGCCGCCGCGGTCGTCGTGATGACGATTCTGGCGACGATCGTCCATCTGTTCAGCCGTTGGACCGCCACCAAAGCGGTCAATCAAGCGCAAATCACGATCCGCCGCAAAGTCTTCGACCACGCGATCCGGCTGCCCCTGGGACGCGTCTATGACTTGAAATCCGGCGGTGTCGCCAGCCTGATCCGCGAGGACGCCGGGGGCGTTGCCGATCTGATTTTTTCGATGCTGTACAACCCCTGGCGGGCGATCATCCAGTTCGTCGGCAGCCTGATCATCCTGGTCTTCGTCGACTGGAAACTGATGGTCGGCGGAATGTTGTTGCTGCCGATCGTCTGGGTCACGCACCGCACCTGGATCAATCGCATTCGGCCGCTGTACCGCGACATCCGCAAACAACGCCAAAAGATCGACGCCAATGCGACCGAAACGTTTGGCGGAATCCGTGTCGTCCGCACCTTTTCGCGGTCGCGTCGCGAATCGGCCAAATTCGTTCGCGAAGGCGGCTTTTTGGTGCGTCAACAACTCTTCACCTGGTGGTGGACCCGAATCATCGAAACGATCTGGGAAGTCATCATCCCGCTCGCCTCGACCGGGCTGCTGCTCTATGGCGGTTACCAAATCATCCATGGCGCCCTGACGCTCGGTGACCTGATGATGTTTCTCGTCTACCTGACCATGTTGCTCGACCCGCTGGCGACCATCGCCGGCAGCGCCGTCGGATTTCAAAACAACCTCGCCGGTCTGGATCGCATCTTGGACGTGATGGAAGTCGACAGCGAACTGCCCACCAATCCGAACGCCGTCCACGTCAGCAAAACGTCGACCGCCGGCAGCATCGCGATCAACGACCTGACCTTTCGCTATCCCGGCACCGACACCAACGTGCTGCAAAACATCTCACTGGAAATCGCAGCCGGTGAAACCGTCGCCCTGGTCGGCCGCAGCGGCGCGGGCAAGACGACGCTGACGAATCTGATCGCCCGGTTCTACGATCCCGCCGAAGGCAGCATCCGTCTGGACGGCAGAGACCTCCGCGAGATCAACCTGGACGCCTACCGCAGCTTGTTGGGGATCGTCGAACAAGAGGTGTTCTTGTTCGACGGCACGATCGCCGACAACATCGCCTATGCCCGACGCGATTGCCAGGACGCCGAAATCATCGCCGCGGCCCGGGCCGCGGCGGCGCACGAATTTATCGAAAAACTTCCCAACGGCTACGACAGCGTGATCGGCGAACGCGGCGTCAAACTCTCCGGCGGGCAACGCCAACGCCTGGCGATCGCCCGCGCCATCCTGGCCGACCCCAAGATCCTGATCCTGGACGAAGCGACCAGCAATCTGGACAGCGAAAGTGAGCAAATGATCCAACGATCACTCGAAGAACTGTTGCAGAACCGAACCTCGCTGGTGATCGCCCATCGCTTGAGCACGATTCGCAATGCCGACAAGATCGTC